A stretch of DNA from Noviherbaspirillum sedimenti:
CACCATGAACCTGACCGAGCCGCAGGCCGGTTCCGACCTGGCGCTGGTGCGCACCCGTGCCGAGCCGCAGGGCGATGGCACGTATAAATTGTTCGGCACCAAGATTTTCATTACCTATGGCGAGCACGACATGGCCGCCAATATCGTCCATCTGGTGCTGGCCCGCACGGCCGATGCCCCCGCCGGCGTCAAGGGCCTGTCCTTGTTCATTGTGCCGAAATTCCTGGTCAATGCCGATGGCTCGCTGGGCGCGCGCAACGATGTGCATTGCGTCTCGATCGAGCACAAGATGGGCATCAAGGCCAGTCCGACCGCGGTATTGCAGTTCGGCGACCATGGCGGCGCCATCGGCAACCTGATCGGCGAGGAAAATCGCGGCCTGGAATACATGTTCATCATGATGAATGCCGCGCGTTTCGCGGTCGGCATGCAAGGCATCGCGCTGGCCGAGCGCGCCTACCAGAAAGCGGCGCACTTTGCGAAGGAGCGCATCCAGTCGCGCGACCTGGCCGGCTCGGCCGGTCCGGTTGCCATCATTCACCAGCCGGATGTCAGGCGCATGCTGATGTCGATGCGCGCCCAGACCGAAGCGGCGCGCGCGCTGGCTTACGTCACTGCGGCCGCGCACGACATTGCGCTGCATCATGCGGATGCGCAAGTACGCCAGGAGCAGGACGCCTTTTACGAATACATGGTGCCCATCGTCAAGGGCTGGTCCACCGAGTTGTCGGTTGATGTGGCGTCGACCGGCGTGCAGGTGCATGGCGGCATGGGCTTTATCGAAGAAACCGGTGCCGCCCAGTATTACCGTGATGCCCGCATCCTGCCGATTTATGAAGGCACCACGGCAATCCAGGCAAATGACCTGGTCGGCCGCAAGACCGTGCGCGATGGCGGCGCTACCGCCAAAGCCATTCTGGCGCAGGTGCGCGCCACCACAGTGCAGTTGGCGGCTGCGGAATCCGACAGCCTGCAGGCGATCGGCCGCCAGCTCGCCCTTGGCGCCGACGCGCTTGAGGCCGCAGTGGACTATGTGACAGGCAATATCAAGGCCGATATCAAGGCCGTGTTCGCCGGCAGCGTGCCTTATCTCAAACTGGCCGGGATCGTGCTGGGCGGCTGGCA
This window harbors:
- a CDS encoding acyl-CoA dehydrogenase, with translation MSYRAPLQDMQFVLNELAGLDKVGALPGCEDATPETVDAVLQENARFCSEVVAPLNVNGDREPSSWKDGEVTTTRGFRQAFQAYAQAGWQGVQHPVEFGGQGLPKLVATPCIEMLNSANLSFALCPMLTDGTIEALMTAGSRAQQETYLARLISGAWTGTMNLTEPQAGSDLALVRTRAEPQGDGTYKLFGTKIFITYGEHDMAANIVHLVLARTADAPAGVKGLSLFIVPKFLVNADGSLGARNDVHCVSIEHKMGIKASPTAVLQFGDHGGAIGNLIGEENRGLEYMFIMMNAARFAVGMQGIALAERAYQKAAHFAKERIQSRDLAGSAGPVAIIHQPDVRRMLMSMRAQTEAARALAYVTAAAHDIALHHADAQVRQEQDAFYEYMVPIVKGWSTELSVDVASTGVQVHGGMGFIEETGAAQYYRDARILPIYEGTTAIQANDLVGRKTVRDGGATAKAILAQVRATTVQLAAAESDSLQAIGRQLALGADALEAAVDYVTGNIKADIKAVFAGSVPYLKLAGIVLGGWQMGRAALAAARRLQDGQGDKRFYQAKIATARFFAEHILPQSAAYRTEIVEGAGSVLALDADQF